Proteins from a single region of Nerophis lumbriciformis linkage group LG36, RoL_Nlum_v2.1, whole genome shotgun sequence:
- the LOC133576813 gene encoding protocadherin beta-15-like, which yields MAHTRHMDHRCSFIFFFVLLEYGHGDLSYSVQEELKRGSIIGNIAKDLGLEVGKLSARRPRVDMERNDKQYCGINLRTGDLMVADRIDREEHCGEKPSCVLRFDLLLENPLELHKLSLQVQDVNDNAPIFPKDVVRLEIRESADKGAKYRLNAANDADIGTNSVQSYILERNANFVFHIQTTNSGNKYGELILDKELDREEQQELKLLLTAVDGGSPPRSGTVVIHIIVLDANDNAPVFTQAVYTSSVKEDATLKTPVITVSASDADEGVNGEVTYEFSKMSDKSRNMFSLNDKTGEIFVIGEIDYEEGSMHEVYVEAKDGYGLSTETKVIININDVNDNSPVINLKSLSNPVPENVSPGTEVGIINVQDKDSEKNGQVRCSLQQNIPFKLVPSIKNYYSLVTTGQLDRELVSDYNITISATDEGSPPLSSSKSLLLTVADINDNSPVFEEQSYSAYVSENNKAGSTLCSVSARDPDWRQNGTVIYSLLATEVNGAPVSSYVSVNGDTGVIHAVKSFDYEHLRTFKVHVMARDNGSPPLSSNVSVSVFISDVNDNSPQILYPSPEGNSFMTELVPKAAHGGSVVSKVIAVDSDSGQNAWLSYHIVKSTDPGLFTIGLHSGEIRTQRDISESDSMKQNLIVAVKDNGQPPLSATCSMYLLISDNLAEVPELKDISYEEKNSKLTSYLIIALVSVSTFFLTFIIIVLGVRFCRRRKPRLLFDGAVAIPSTYLPPNYTDVDGTGTLRSTYNYDAYLTTGSRTSDFKFVSSYNDNTLPADQTLRKSLSDFVDDIHDSFDPLECSSER from the exons ATGGCGCACACACGACACATGGATCACAGATGCAGCTTCATCTTTTTCTTTGTTCTGCTCGAATATGGACACGGGGACCTGAGCTATTCTGTACAAGAGGAGCTGAAACGTGGATCTATCATTGGAAATATCGCCAAGGATCTCGGATTGGAGGTGGGGAAACTGTCTGCTCGCAGGCCTCGTGTCGACATGGAAAGAAATGACAAACAGTATTGCGGAATAAACCTCCGGACAGGAGATTTAATGGTTGCTGACAGGATCGACCGAGAGGAGCATTGCGGTGAAAAACCTTCCTGTGTTCTAAGATTCGATCTGCTGCTGGAGAATCCTTTGGAACTACACAAGTTGTCTCTGCAAGTGCAGGACGTGAATGACAATGCGCCAATTTTCCCTAAAGATGTTGTGAGGCTGGAAATCCGTGAGTCAGCTGACAAAGGAGCCAAATACCGCCTTAATGCAGCAAATGATGCAGATATCGGCACAAATTCTGTTCAAAGCTATATTTTAGAACGAAATGCTAATTTTGTGTTCCATATTCAGACGACCAATTCTGGCAATAAATACGGTGAGCTGATTTTGGATAAGGAATTAGACAGAGAAGAACAGCAGGAATTAAAATTACTCCTTACAGCAGTGGATGGTGGTTCTCCTCCCAGATCTGGTACAGTAGTCATACATATCATTGTACTTGATGCTAATGACAACGCCCCAGTTTTTACTCAGGCTGTTTATACATCATCTGTCAAAGAAGACGCCACTCTTAAAACACCAGTTATTACTGTGAGTGCATCAGATGCAGACGAGGGTGTAAATGGCGAAGTAACGTACGAATTCAGCAAAATGTCTGATAAATCACGAAATATGTTTTCTCTCAATGATAAAACCGGAGAAATATTTGTTATAGGCGAGATTGATTATGAAGAGGGATCTATGCATGAAGTGTATGTCGAAGCTAAAGATGGTTATGGACTTTCTACTGAgacaaaagtaataattaatataaatgaTGTAAATGACAACTCTCCTGTGATCAATTTAAAGTCACTGTCTAATCCAGTACCAGAGAATGTGTCACCTGGTACAGAGGTGGGCATCATTAATGTTCAGGACAAAGACTCTGAGAAGAACGGACAGGTGCGCTGCTCCCTTCAACAAAATATCCCCTTTAAGTTAGTTCCTTCTATTAAAAACTATTATTCTCTGGTGACTACTGGACAACTGGACCGTGAACTAGTGTCTGATTACAACATTACAATCAGTGCCACTGACGAGGGCTCTCCTCCTCTGTCCTCCTCGAAAAGTCTCCTTTTGACTGTAGCAGACATCAACGACAACTCACCTGTGTTTGAGGAACAGTCCTACAGCGCATATGTGAGTGAAAATAACAAAGCTGGATCCACTTTATGTTCCGTCAGTGCTCGAGACCCTGACTGGAGACAGAATGGTACCGTGATTTATTCTCTATTAGCCACTGAGGTGAACGGTGCTCCGGTGTCCTCCTATGTATCTGTTAATGGAGACACAGGTGTGATCCACGCTGTGAAATCGTTTGATTACGAACACCTGAGGACTTTTAAAGTCCATGTCATGGCCAGAGACAACGGTTCTCCTCCGCTGAGCAGCAACGTGAGCGTCAGCGTGTTCATATCGGATGTGAATGACAACTCTCCTCAGATACTGTACCCTTCCCCAGAGGGTAACTCTTTCATGACCGAGCTGGTACCCAAAGCTGCACACGGAGGCTCTGTGGTGTCCAAAGTGATAGCGGTGGACTCGGACTCCGGACAAAACGCCTGGCTGTCCTATCATATAGTAAAGTCCACTGATCCGGGACTTTTCACCATTGGTCTCCACAGTGGAGAGATCAGGACCCAGCGGGACATTTCAGAATCTGACAGCATGAAACAGAACCTGATTGTGGCAGTGAAAGATAACGGACAGCCCCCTCTCTCTGCCACCTGCtccatgtatttacttatttctgATAACTTGGCTGAGGTGCCAGAACTGAAGGACATTTCTTACGAGGAGAAGAATTCCAAATTGACATCTTATCTGATCATCGCGCTGGTTTCTGTGTCCACCTTCTTTCTGACCTTCATCATCATCGTCCTGGGTGTGAGGTTTTGTCGCAGGAGAAAGCCCAGACTGTTGTTTGATGGAGCAGTTGCCATCCCCAGCACGTATCTTCCTCCTAATTACACAGATGTTGACGGCACAGGAACATTACGCAGCACCTACAACTATGACGCCTACTTGACAACAGGTTCTAGAACCAGTGACTTTAAGTTTGTGtcctcttacaatgacaacacGCTGCCTGCTGACCAGACTCTGAGGAAAAGTCTTTCTGACTTTGTTGATGATATTCATGATTCATTTGACCCTTTAGAG TGTTCTTCAGAGCGTTAA